A genomic stretch from Aedes albopictus strain Foshan chromosome 2, AalbF5, whole genome shotgun sequence includes:
- the LOC109414834 gene encoding uncharacterized protein C7orf50 homolog, giving the protein MGKKKDKTAKVPLVEETAEAEPKVAKSKKEKRKKSSDPASSNDPAPDDAPSSTKKAKLEEPSDITAGTSIDQALLVNPALKLNKKTKRAKKREKHAKNKDELKQKARDREKEECRQYLQTWQDSRDKWKFQKIRQIYIQKHVFDEQYLDGAIWPVALEYLSGTKGSARTELTKQAESVIKELDAQVKESGEDGLLEGSKYQRARELLQYMG; this is encoded by the exons ATGGGTAAGAAAAAGGATAAAACAGCCAAAGTTCCGCTAGTGGAAGAAACCGCAGAAGCTGAGCCAAAAGTCGCCAAATCGAAGAAAG AAAAACGGAAAAAGTCCTCCGATCCTGCAAGCAGTAATGATCCCGCACCAGATGATGCACCATCATCCACAAAGAAAGCCAAGCTAGAAGAGCCGTCCGACATCACAGCCGGAACGAGCATCGACCAGGCGCTCCTCGTCAATCCCGCCCTCAAGCTGAACAAAAAAACCAAACGGGCAAAGAAGCGTGAGAAACACGCCAAGAACAAGGACGAGCTCAAGCAGAAAGCTCGGGACCGCGAGAAGGAAGAGTGCCGCCAGTATTTGCAAACCTGGCAGGACAGCAGGGACAAGTGGAAGTTCCAGAAGATCCGGCAGATCTACATCCAGAAGCACGTGTTCGACGAGCAGTACTTGGACGGGGCCATTTGGCCGGTTGCGCTGGAGTACCTTTCGGGGACGAAGGGATCGGCGCGGACGGAGCTGACCAAACAGGCCGAGTCCGTTATCAAGGAGCTGGATGCACAGGTTAAAGAAAGTGGGGAAGATGGGCTGCTGGAAGGAAGTAAGTATCAACGGGCAAGGGAGTTGCTTCAATATATGGGGTGA
- the LOC109418062 gene encoding thioredoxin C-1, translating into MNSVTKLISFRGATPAVVGRLLAGGVPQRCISTGQPRFCVFKIQSPQEFQEKVKDSKDPIIVDFFATWCGPCRMLTPRIESIVGEQKGKVKLAKVDIDEHTDLALDYEVASVPVLLAIRNGKVEQRLVGLQDTDKLRNWVEKVVKNEK; encoded by the exons ATGAACTCCGTCACGAAACTGATCTCGTTCCGTGGGGCGACACCCGCCGTCGTCGGAAGGTTGCTAGCCGGAGGAGTCCCACAGCGTTGCATCAGCACCGGCCAGCCGCGGTTCTGCGTGTTCAAAATCCAGAGCccccaggagttccaggagaaggtGAAGGATAGCAAGGATCCCATCATTGTGGACTTTTTTGCGAC ATGGTGTGGTCCGTGCCGGATGTTGACTCCCCGCATCGAGTCGATCGTTGGCGAACAGAAGGGCAAGGTTAAGCTGGCTAAGGTGGACATCGACGAGCACACGGACCTGGCGCTGGACTACGAGGTTGCTTCGGTTCCGGTGCTGCTGGCAATCCGTAATGGAAAGGTGGAGCAGCGCCTGGTGGGACTTCAGGATACGGACAAGCTCCGGAACTGGGTCGAGAAGGTTGTGAAGAATGAGAAGTGA